From one Coffea eugenioides isolate CCC68of chromosome 11, Ceug_1.0, whole genome shotgun sequence genomic stretch:
- the LOC113752962 gene encoding two-component response regulator ARR5, whose amino-acid sequence MSFANSTESNSTTLFTSASLILFFLTFLVAYLIWALSNMARNGVFSRRRRPERMEEAGDLSVTSLGSHEVHVLAVDDSLVDRKVIEKLLKTTSCKVTAVDSGRRALQFLGLDEEKSSVGFDGLKVDLIITDYCMPGMTGYELLKKIKGSSTFREIPVVIMSSENVLARIDRCLEEGAEDFIVKPVKLADVKRLKDYMFGEDGILKQKGGFGKRKLQETCVDDPLSSSPSPSPLSDLSSTPSPTQTSTSSPSSPISSLLLPSADSSPTCSPVRLDSPTRRLKMSNTDC is encoded by the exons ATGAGCTTCGCCAACTCCACCGAATCAAATTCAACAACACTCTTTACTTCTGCCTCTCTCATTCTCTTTTTTCTGACCTTTTTGGTGGCTTATCTCATCTGGGCTCTGAGCAATATGGCtagaaatggagttttctctaGGCGAAGAAGGCCTGAAAGGATGGAGGAAGCTGGTGATTTGTCGGTTACTTCGTTAGGATCACATGAAGTTCATGTTCTTGCTGTTGATGATAGCCTTGTTGATAGAAAAGTTATTGAAAAGTTGCTCAAGACTACATCTTGCAAAG TTACAGCTGTGGATAGTGGGAGGAGAGCTCTGCAATTTCTGGGATTGGATGAGGAGAAGAGTTCCGTTGGATTTGAT GGGTTGAAGGTGGATCTGATAATCACAGACTATTGTATGCCTGGGATGACTGGCTATGAGCTGCTCAAAAAAATCAAG GGTTCTTCTACTTTCAGAGAAATTCCTGTTGTGATCATGTCATCCGAAAATGTTTTGGCGCGAATTGACAG ATGTTTGGAAGAAGGCGCTGAAGATTTCATAGTAAAGCCAGTTAAATTAGCCGATGTCAAGCGTTTGAAGGATTACATGTTTGGAGAGGATGGAATTCTTAAACAAAAAGGAGGGTTTGGCAAGAGAAAATTGCAAGAGACTTGTGTTGATGATCCGTTATCATCCTCACCATCCCCATCCCCGCTATCTGATCTCTCATCAACTCCCTCACCAACACAAACTTCCACTTCCTCACCATCATCGCCCATATCATCCTTGCTGTTGCCTTCAGCAGATTCATCGCCGACTTGCTCGCCTGTAAGGCTTGATTCCCCAACAAGGAGGCTTAAAATGAGCAACACCGACTGCTAA